In Zingiber officinale cultivar Zhangliang chromosome 3A, Zo_v1.1, whole genome shotgun sequence, the DNA window GTCCCGATACTGATGAGCGGAGCAGGGCATGATGCAATGGCAATGTCTCATCTTACCAAGGTAACTCTTTGCGGTCTTCAAACAATGAAATCATCACTACAATCATCATTTTATCAATCTTGTTGGTATTAAAGCAGGTGGGGATGGTGTTTGTTCGATGCCGCGGAGGTATCAGCCATTCTCCCGATGAATATGTAATGGATGATGATGTCTGGGCTGctggtcttgttcttttaaatttcctCGATCAACAAGTAATTGACGACCACATGAGCTCATAGAAAGACTCATGAGATGTGGCTTGTAAAGTTGTTGCCTCGTAGTGGACCATGAAAGACTCGTGCAAATGCAATGGATACTCAAAGTTCTCGTGCACTGTTTGAGTCAGTGATCTGATGAAAAGAAAAATCAGATCTTCATTAGCTTGTAAGCAACAGTCTCTTTATCATCATTGTTACTATGGTACACacataatattattatataaacTTTACATGGTTTCATTCTTAGTGTTGTTAAAAACGACCTATGAAATGATCAATTCTTGAAGACCCAACAAAGTGAACCAAGCACTAGTCTATTGAGCCGAGTAAAGTTAAATCAAGATTTAGGACTAGCTAAATTGTTGATTTCTAACAAtgtttttaattttactttatcCTGATAAAGTTTGCACAACGATTCTACTTGATCGACTTGATAAGTAATTAACAAATTACACCATAGAGTGGAACGTAACCACTTGCAGTGCTTTTAAGTAATTAAATTAAAGCCTAGCTAACAGTCTCTTTCTCTCACTCTCCCTTTATCAAATCAAGAAAAGGAACTTGATGGATGTATCCTATTTATTAATTATGCAAAGATGCTTTCCAAAAGCATGTTGATCATCATTATGGTGGTCATATGGAAGTTCACACTACAATTCTAAGTTAGTTAACCCTTCATTACTTTTCATCCTTGTATTTAAAATGTAGAATTAATATCAAATAAAATGAGAATGCTCAGTGAGTAAGAGTGCCAAATAATTAGTTGGTATTGACCCTAAGATATATTGTCAAGGTCTTAAAGTAAAATTTGTCTTCATTGAAAGTAGAAACTCGAAACTTACATTGTGTGTTAGCTAAACAAATATAAAATGAAGTGGTCCAGCAGTTCATATCACATTAAGCTTAATGTAACTAATAATGATTTGATTTAGTGAACTTTGCCAtaataagttttattttttttatattttgtacATTGTCTTTGTGATGAAAAACTTCTCAATGATACCAAGGTAATCATGATCTACAAATTAAATGTTTATGTTAATAAACATTAATTATCATTTTCATACCATTTCCTTTGAAATTTTAAATGTTATGTTGAATCATTCTTTTTTGTAGGTTTTAATGTTTGGAAACATAGAACAAtgttttgataaaaatattattgCATGAGGTAGAGTTGTATAAATGCTGCAATTCTTAGACTGAAATAATGTAAGGAGACATGAATACAAAAACCATATAAAAATTCAAAGGGAAAAGAAATGATAGTAAAACATgtcaaaatttaataataataataataatattcaaatcatatgcaaaataatttttatttattaaaaaatactcTAACCTAAATATAAATTAccagagttaaaatctcttttcatatAAGATCTCTATAATTTTTATTGATATTTTTGGTGTcctattgataatttaatttcaatgATATTTATATTCAGTTGACTAAATGTTATCATTTAGTTTAAGTGCCACAttcaatttttatattaaattgtaGTTTTATATTTTACATATATGTCTTCATTTAATTTAGAGGAGGATTCTAATGtgtttttaatttgtcatttgtAATATATATGTCCACATCCTTAATGCCTAAGTTTTAATATGATTCTATTTAATTGCAAAAAGGAGGAATGTTTCATATAATAacatttcatgaatgaatccctTTTTGAACTGATTGGATGGACATTTTCATGCAATTGCACCCAAATATTCTCTTTAATCTTACtatcttactatttaattaagaaattgaactctttaataactaattttgatgaaattcaaaattaaattacgttaatatcttttttcgcattaaaaataaatttaagacttattagtaattttttctggttattttttatataaaaaatatgcgCTATCATAGTTTTTTTTAATCCCCACATCTTTGAATTGACAACAGCGCAAGtggagaaacttctataaatattttgggTCGGCGACGTTAGTAAATATATTTCTCAGTTTTTTTTGACTAAGATCAAGTATAGTATctattcttatcagtttaatatttgatataaaaaattaaattaaattttttatgaaGGAGAGTCCGTTATAATAGTTTGCTGTTGGGATTCTTAAAAGTCATTCTTGTGTTACACTACTGCATGGGCTTGACACACCCTTACCAAGTCCAATTTATTGGTCTGAAGCACTAATCACCATATATTATACAAATCACAAAAAAAATCGTGCAGTGATTGCGCGGTGCACGACGTAACCCTCACAATGAAAACAAACTCCCCTGGGGCATCCGGACGTCTGGACAAGGTCGCTTAGGAGTATGCAAGGTAAGGATGGgtagggtgtgtgtgtgtgtgtatatatatatatatatatatatatatatatgtgtgtgtgtgtgtgtgtgtgtgtgtgttgtgtgtgtgtgtgaaaaTTTTACAATGAGGACAAATATCAATAAGACAGCAAAAAAATAAAGTAGACATTGAAAGCTATATCAAAGAGGATTCAGTCaataagaaagaagaaaagagaagacaACCAAAACTAAAAGCAGCACAAGAAAATAACCTCAGCACACAAATACAAgaccattattattattttccatttaaatataattttcttttttgaaacaagaaaagaagaaaaggagagtaTAATATGGCTGCATGCCCAAGGCCATATGGGGCATCTTCACTGTTGCTCTACTCATGATTTTTGAAAAGGATGATGGAAATAAAAACTAGAAGAATAATAGCCTTATCATGTGCTATTCCCCCTCTTTCTTTTTCATCACTCACATATGAGTGCATGTCTCTCAAAGTAGGGTTTCAAGCGTGTGGCTTTCCAAGTGTATATGTACCATGCACCCATCTCCTCAAAATATAGAACCCTATTCCTTCAATTCCCTCATTTGTGCTCCCTTTTTGTTCTTGAATCTCAACTCGAGCAATTCTTTTGGTATAGTAGAAGAGTAGAGAGAGATCAAGATTTAAAGAGAGAATGTTCCATGCTGCTTCTGAGAATTTCACAATGAATAATTCTCAAGAAAGGCAGATGTGTGTCGTCCAAGCTGCGGATTCCGGCCTAGTCCTCACCACTGACCCCAAACCTCGCCTTCGATGGACCGGGGAACTCCATGAGCGCTTTGTCGACGCTGTCAATCAACTCGGAGGCCCTGATAGTATACTTAATTATATGCTATTTATTAATCTTCTCCTTAATCCTtcttctctctatatatattatGATGATTAATTGATCTTGTAGAGGCCACACCAAAAACCATCATGAGAGTCATGGGTGTCAAGGGCCTCACTCTCTACCACCTCAAGAGCCACCTCCAGGTATATGGTTCAAAGATTGTAAGTTTTCTTTCGATATATAGGAAACCGAAGATCCTACATATACTCAaacatgtgaaaaaaaaaaaaattgtgcagAAATTTAGACTTGGCAAGCAACCTCACAGAGATTTCAGTGCTCACACAATTAAAGATGGTCAGGGAGTGTACATATATACAAGCCATGATCTTGATTAATCTTTCCTATTAGTTATCACTATCCTTATAGTTTCTAAACATTTCAAAATTTATGGCGGCAGAACTGCAAAGAAATGCAGCCTCTTCATCCATGTTGATGAGTCGATCGATAAATGAGTGAGTTTTATAagttagttagttagttagttCCATTTTGTTAACTTCTTGTTTACATCCGTGCATAATTTagatcttaattaattaataggaGTTTGATGGCACAAGCTATAAGGATGCAAATCGAAAGGAGATGCCATGAGCAATTAGAGGTAAGAATTCTTTCAGTTATTGATGTATTCATAgagagaaaaaagaaagaaagaaattaagaaaactTTATTTAATTTGAACTCTTGTTTAGATTCAAAAACACTTGCAACTGAGGATCGAGGCAGAAGCCAAGTACATGGAAAGCATGTTGGAGAGAGCATATCAAACACTCTTGAAAGATAGTATTGGAGATCACCATCAAGGTCTTGCCCAAAACCTTGTTGCCCAAAAGAATTTGGATCCTTCGAATAATCGATTTCTTTCCCTTGACACACAACTACAAAGACCTCCATACGTTGGAGAAGAACAATTGCAACTAAGCATGCAAGTGCTACAACAGAAGCAGACAACCACACCACTTGAGGAATTTTTGCTAAACGATGACAATGCATATAATGAAAACCCTACTAATGTCGGGTGGACAAATGCTTATGAGCTGGAGGTGCAAAAAATGGAATCATTTGTGGCAATGTTGGATCAAGAGGAAACCTTGTCGAATAGCAACGATCAACTAGAGATGATTGTTCCAACCCCCACGGATGGGATCAATGGCGCCGCGGGGAGCATCGAAGAGAAGAAGTATGAAGCACTCGAGAAGTTCAATAGCTCAATTGCAATATCTCAAATGACAAGAGGCCAAGCAAGAAACATGTCTTATGGATGAAGTGCATAATTCTACAAGTTAAGAAGATGAGCTATATATTAAAGATTGGATATCATCGAATACATTCTTGATTAAAAATCAAACAATGTTTTCATGGAGATTGTACTGATCGAGTGTCTCGAGAGTAACATCAAAGACCCTCTTATTGAGATACTTCTAGACATTGTAGTTTGATTATGTGTTTAATTAAAAGTAGTTAATTAAGCTTAATTTCTTATAATGAGTGATTTGTTTTCCTAGAAACTTTAGATATAGCTaacattaattgaaatgtttatacattattttttaaaaatatatataatataatatattttgcaTGTAAGGCAACACACTTAAGGCATCTCCCATGCAAGGTTTATGAGaggtttgtaaaattaaaaaaaaagttgaataaaaaatCTTAAACCATTGTAAAGATAAGGTCTGAGATCTATAGTTTATGAACAGTAGTGAAATTATATTGATTTAATATGCATGAAATCATATAACTCATGCTAAATCTCATTTAGAAACTTTAATTATTGGAGATATTTCAATCGGTTTTCATATTATTGATGtgatatattaaaattataaaaaaaattatttagagtTCTAATTATTATTGGAGATGTTGAATCCAACCCTAGTAACCCTAGTAGATAGGGAATTAAGTAAGAGGAAGTAGCAACAAAAGAAGGGAAGCTTCCCCTTGGGCCTAATGCATATGCATGGTACTTTCTTATCCCCATGCACTTTCTTTCACTGTCTTTCTCTCATGGCCTCCAAATTGGTGGATGTCGCCCACATATCTCTTACTCCAGCATCCAAGGTGCTATTCTGGATCATGCACGCATGCTTTCTTCGCCATGCCTGGCCTGGCCAGCTTTTGAAGTTGCTAGCTACCCCATCTTGCATCTTCTCTCCTCTCCTCAGAGAAGCTTCCTCGAGAGT includes these proteins:
- the LOC122053538 gene encoding myb family transcription factor IPN2-like; translation: MFHAASENFTMNNSQERQMCVVQAADSGLVLTTDPKPRLRWTGELHERFVDAVNQLGGPDKATPKTIMRVMGVKGLTLYHLKSHLQKFRLGKQPHRDFSAHTIKDELQRNAASSSMLMSRSINESLMAQAIRMQIERRCHEQLEIQKHLQLRIEAEAKYMESMLERAYQTLLKDSIGDHHQGLAQNLVAQKNLDPSNNRFLSLDTQLQRPPYVGEEQLQLSMQVLQQKQTTTPLEEFLLNDDNAYNENPTNVGWTNAYELEVQKMESFVAMLDQEETLSNSNDQLEMIVPTPTDGINGAAGSIEEKKYEALEKFNSSIAISQMTRGQARNMSYG